acttcttCCACCAGGACTTGGAGAGCATCTTCATCTTATCAGCAGTGCTGCGGACCTTTCTCTCCCGCCGTGCCCTCCTGTCAGATTGCCGCAGCCCCACAGCGATGGCAGCGTCAAACACCTCCTTCAGATTCTTTTGCGTCAGTGCCGAGCACTCAATGTACGTCACCGCACCAATTTTTTCCGCGAGCGCTCTGGCGTCCTCATCCAACACGGGCCTCTCCCGCCGCCTCGCCAGCTCAATCAGCACCTTGACGTCCTGCCGCAGGTCACACTGCGTGCCCACGAGGAGCACAGGCGTGAGAGGGCAGCGCCGTCGGATTTCTGGAACCCACTTCTCCCAGACGTTCTGAAAGGAAGCGGGGCTGACCACGCTGAAGCAGAGCAGCAGGGCGTCAGTTCGACTGTAGCAGAAGTGCCGGAGTTTGTCAAATTCGTCCTGgtggaaagagaaggagagtCAGCAATGCGCTCATGtccattatttaaaaatcagaCAAGATTTTCCATTTGGCTCTGCTCATTATCTTCGCTCTGTGGAAATGTACGTCTCAGACAGACCACACACAATTTGCACTTTTGGTGATCACTGCCCTGGTGCACACACTCAAGCACCATCACATCACAGGAAAGGCAGTTGTGCCAATAATCGCTTAATGACAAACTGTCTACACCAAATTTATATTGGGCTGATACACATTAGCCCTCTTATTTATGTCATCTAAAGTAAATTAACACTTTGGAAACACACAGCTTTGACCAAtaagcccccccccacacacacacacatccttggGTGCACACACAGATTAAAGGTTTGCAGAAACTTGACACAAAccactcctcctctctctctcttaactCCCTTCATTGTGGCACACATCTCCTAATCCCTGTACAATGCTCTGTGCCGGCACCTTCTGATTTCTAAACGCAACTCTAATCTGCAGAAACAACCGCTTATTCAAACGGTTCACATGTGGAACTGGAGCTGGGGAAATACAGTAGACACTTAATCAACGTTGGCTTTGCTTTGTTGATCTGATGACGCTGACTGTACAGACACATCAACCTCTGCGAGTGTGGAACGACTTTGTTTATCACAGCTTTGGCTGCAGCTGTTATCATCTTTGTCCAAACCTCAGTCTTTCAGTCTTGGCCTGCTCTCTCTATCACTCTGTACCTCTCTCttggtctgttttctttttttttatttggcacaTCCCGACCCATTTCTGGCACTAGGTTACCTCTTATGAAACTACATCAGTACAGTAAGTGTTTGAGGACTTTTATCCGCCCTTATTTGCCCAAGCTTGTCTGCATGTGTGGGTgcttgtgtgcgtgcgtgtgtgcgtgcgtgtgtgtgtgtgtgtgtgagtgcagtttCAACACTGTGTGCAGCTTGCGACATGCTATGAGGTTTTTATGTGTTCCACTTCACTGCCAAACGCCTTTGATTCTGCGTAGAACTGGCAGTTAATATTTGTGAATGTCAAATATGCTGCTCCGAAGGGCAGGTTTCTAacgagatgaaaaaaaaaaaactaaaacaaaaaaacacccatgCCTGAGAGAAAAtataaacactctttcacaaaaTGTTCTTAGCAATATTATGAGTCAATAACGTTTGCCTGACAGGTTTGTTGCACCACCATGTTCTTTTCGGTGGAGACAGActgaaagaaaagtgttttcatttttctttacatcACCTACAGCCAAGCCTCCACCATAAGATACTGTATACCTGTACGGGCTAAGCTATTTTTCCAAATGGAGACTGTCTTTACATGGGCTGCTTAAAATGTAACTTGACTTATTCACATTTCACTAATGACTCACAATTGCTTTCTTTTCCCAATgaaacatattttttgtttaacGTCACATGACAATGTCCACATGAGAAATCGAATtgctttaacacacaaacacacacacacacacacacacatacactcaaaaCGGAGCTTTGTTGAAGTCCAGTGCATGCTTTAGATGTGACCCATGCTCCAACACagctgattcagatgaacagctgctcatcaagctctgcagaagcctgataaggagccgttcatctgaatcaggtgtgttggagcatgGGCCACATGCAGGGCACGGAGTTGTCACATGTTTGGATGGTTTTATGCTTCACGAGAGGAAGGTGTTTGCTGTATGAGGTTTACACTCTGGGTTGAAGCTAATCTGCTCACAGACACGATATGTGCTGCAGGTACAAAGTTAAATCTTAAGTTAtaagttgtatttgttttcttggcATTGGGGCGAACAACAAAGATGTTTTAAACTCATTTGTGGTGCAGCGAtcacaaaatgtgacatttacagcTAAATGGAGAAAAGGCTGAGAGACACAGGGTTATCTGGGAAGAGTGCCAAAAACTCACCTGTCCTGCAGTGTCACACAGCTGTAGTCTAACTGGGTTTCCATCCACCTGAACCACAGCTgttgaaacagaaaacagacaaagaaaatatgagTATGAGGCCACCACCTGACACTTgagcacatttcacacacacacgagcatgTTCACTGGAATAAACAAGAGCGTGCcagttgaaaacacaaagacctCTGCTCTTCCTGCTCCGTCTCGCCCACCCACTCTGCTGCATGTTACTGTTGAGGCCAGAACACTTAACTGTCGCTCGGACCACTCGCTGGGCTTTGTTCTCTGTCGTGGTTTGACAGAGGCCATTCCAACGCTGACTAACAGaggagtgaaaaaaagaaaaagaggaggagaggggagattttttttttgtgactctTCCAGTCGGCCTCACTTTTAGATTGGAAAAGTGAATGAGTCACCTTACGACGGCTTTCATTACAGGGCCAATTATTCTTTCGAGACGATTAAACACAATGCAGAGCAGTGGGCACATGGAAACATTTAAAGTACGCCTGGAGTGGTCGGTCATACAACCTGATCAAAGAGCCTGCTGGAGCTGCTCATGTAACAGGACAGGCAGCATGGCACCCTGCTTTaacaaaaagaggagaaagagccTCTGAGTAATCATTCCCTAATCCCTGACATATGATATTCCTTTGATTTTCAGGTCCCAAATTCCCACTTATCATCCCCTCTCTCAGCCTCATGCTCCATTGCGTCTCTGCCACCTGTGGCATTGCGTAACTGCTCAGAAGTCAGCTTTCAAGAGGACACTGTGATCCCCGAGAAGTGACATCACCATTAAGGGCCCCCCAACTGCACAATCGCTCTCTGTCAGGCTGTGGCGAAAGACAATCTCTGCCTCAGAGCCACTGCAACAGATGTGCCCATTCCAGTATAGAGGAGAGGGCTTGTGGGTCAAGGCTGACAATAGACAGAGTTGTGCAATCCAAAACCCCAGAACCAGAGACCAGTCTGTACCAGAGGGTTGAGCCAGTGCTGGTCTGAGGGTGGTGTGTGTTCCCACCAAGTGTTTAATTGGGATTTGTGCTTTACTGCACTACACAGAGAAGTTACTTTAAGATAAATGATAAAGCAGCTCGGGTTTAAAAGTGAGAGCTACAGAGACTCTATAGCTGATACAGATACAAATAAGAGCTCCAAAAAATGGTGATCAACAGGTTACAGGTGTATTGTTCACGCCAACACTGCTCACATTAAAACAAGACGTTCTGTTCTTTTTGATTAAACAAAGCCTGCTCGGACtagtagtgagtgagtgagtgagacagttTGGAAAGTGGAACCGTGCCAAATGGAAACCTGGCGGCGTCAGCTCGTGTACATTAACCCTGATGGAAGATAGATGATAGGAAATACAAACACATCTGTGATGACAGTCAAATAATAGGGGACATGGCAGAGTGGGCGGGTGCAATCGAAGCATGCGATGTTGAAGAAGAGTTCAGTCATTGAGAGAGAGATGAACAGGCAAGTGCAGACAAACACGCAGAAATGGAGGGTGAAGTTGCACTCAGTGAGAGGTGGCAATATGTGCTTACCCGAAAAGTCATCAAAGGCAGTGGGAACGTATTTGGTGGGATATCCGTTCGTTGTGTAGCTGACCACCAGGCTGGTTTTGCCCACCGCGCCGTCACCGAGCAGCACGCACTTCAGCAGCCGCTCCTGCGCGTCTCCAGGCCGGTCTGGTTTGGGGTTATGCGGAGGCACCGGAGGAGCCATGGTCCTTCCGTAATCCATGGTGAACAAAGGTGACATTCAATCAGCCAGCACTTGACCGCTCTCTCCTCGACGGCCAGACGAAGCGTCCACCATGGGAACAGGTTCCCTTCTCTCTAAACTGTGCGGTGGCGAAAGTCCGTGCGTAACAGTCTTACCTCTCGACCCGCGCGCTGTCAAACTCACTGTAGCGTCTCACCATCCcgaccccagagagaaaatccgCACTTTACAACGCGAGGGCGGATCTTGACGCCGTATATGTTCAGACTGATTTGACTAACCCCGCCCATTTCATCTCCTCACAGCAGAGGGCTGAACAGACGCAGGTGGAAACCGAGAAACCACTTTTCTTCACTTATTtatctcattacattacattacattacatttatctCTTTTTATGTGTCCGTTTATAGACGGGGCCTGTCAAATGTGTCCATTCATATCAGAATACATTGATGCTGTGCTGCATactattgtaataataataatagtaagtACTATTATTTACtattgtatacacacacacacacacacaaactatatatatatacatatatacacacgcaGCGCTGTCAATAATTTCTAGGGTACAATGATCTAACAGTGTAGCAGTTTGACCTTGTGTCAGTAGGTCCATACTTGTCCAGACATCAGTGAGAAGAAGTCATGGTGTCCATTTTGAAGATTGATGCATCATAATGTGCTGAAATTTCAGacccctgtctgtctgtctgtctgtctgtccgtcagtcagtcagaccgCCTGACCTACTTTCGTTTGTAGCCAGCTCATGCTGCAAGGAGAGTATAGCCAGGTCTTAAAATGTAGCTTCAGAAGGAAAAAATCAAATCACGACTTAGTCAGcagttattatttatgtattggagcttttttttttttttaacaagaaacGTAACTTACTTTCTGACTGGGTCCTTTTTCAAACCGTATTGGTGCAGGAGAAAAGGTCAGACACATTTGACAGCTGGATATAATGAGAATGAGATTATGTCTTGACTTTTGTCGTCCCCTTGTGGTAAAAAGCAAGATCAAGCTCCCAAGTTACAtccattaaaaaacaaagcattctttttaattataatataaaatatacatataaagaca
This Solea senegalensis isolate Sse05_10M linkage group LG8, IFAPA_SoseM_1, whole genome shotgun sequence DNA region includes the following protein-coding sequences:
- the rhoub gene encoding ras homolog family member Ub, which gives rise to MSPLFTMDYGRTMAPPVPPHNPKPDRPGDAQERLLKCVLLGDGAVGKTSLVVSYTTNGYPTKYVPTAFDDFSAVVQVDGNPVRLQLCDTAGQDEFDKLRHFCYSRTDALLLCFSVVSPASFQNVWEKWVPEIRRRCPLTPVLLVGTQCDLRQDVKVLIELARRRERPVLDEDARALAEKIGAVTYIECSALTQKNLKEVFDAAIAVGLRQSDRRARRERKVRSTADKMKMLSKSWWKKYVCVQ